The Acidobacteriota bacterium region TATTTCTTGTCGATGCGGAACGCTTTTGTTTACGGCTTCACGATAAGCGCGAAGCATGGCAAAGTTGTATATGCAGAGATTCAATATTAAAAATCGCCAAGCGCCATGCCAATTTGCTTGAACTCAGAGAATCGCTTCGCAGAAAGTCTCGCGCCGCCTTATCACAGATAATTTCACCGCGAAAAATCTAACGAATGTTGTCTATCTGTCGCTTTTCCTCTAAATTTTATCTTCGCATTCCCTAAACCGAGTTGCTAGCGGGTAATCGTAAACCGGTTATACTTTTATTAAGTACAAAAACAAGCGAATAATCGATGATTGGAATAGAAGAATGGTCAAAGAGAAAGTATTAATCGTTGATGATGAAGAGATGGTGCGCTGGACGCTCAAAGAGGCGTTGCGCAGTTGGGGTTACGAAACCATCGAAGCCGGAACGGTGGCGCAAGGCTTGAAAGAGTTTGACGCCGAGCAACCGACAATTATTCTGCTCGACATCAATCTGCCGGATGGTTCCGGCATTGACGCTTTGCAGGAAATCAAACGACGGCAACCGGATGCCGTGGTGATTATGATTACCTCAGAAGTCATCATTGAAAACACCATCGCGGCGTTGCGCGGCGGGGCTTACGATTTCATCAGCAAACCCGTAAGCCTCGAAGAATTGCAGGTCACTATTCGCAACGGCACAGAGGCGCAATTACTCAGAAAAGAGGTGCGCTCGATTCGTCGCGAACGCGCGCGCCAATTCAACTTCGATCAAATCATCGGCGAGTCTCCGGCGCTGCGCGAAGTCATTATGCTCGGCAAAAAGGTTGCCGAAAGCGAAGTCTCATCGGTGCTTTTACAGGGCGAATCGGGAACCGGAAAAGACCTGGTGGCGAAAGCCATTCATTATGCGTCGCGCCGCGCCAATCAACCGTTTGTTGCCATCAACTGCGCAGCTATCCCCGCAAGCCTCATGGAATCGGAACTCTTCGGTTATGAAAAAGGCGCGTTTACCGATGCCAAAGCCCGCAAAGAGGGAATGTTTGAACAGGCGCAGGGCGGTACATTATTCCTTGATGAAATCGGCGAGATGGAACTCAGCCTGCAAGCCAAATTGTTAAGGGTTCTCGAAGAAGGCGCGTTTCGTCGGGTCGGTGGATTGAAAGATATTCCGCTCGATGTGCGAGTCATTGTCGCTACCAACCGCGATTTGAAAGCTGAAAGCGAAGCCGGAAAATTTCGCCTCGATTTATACTACCGCTTTTCCGTCATTCTTATCGAAATTCCGCCGCTCAGAGAGCGCGAAGATGATGTGTTGATTTTAGCCAATCACTACATTGAACAATTCAATAAACAGTTCGGCAAACGCATTCGCGGTTTATCCAACGAAGTGGTTGACCTGTTTTTACAGTATAGTTGGCCCGGCAATGTGCGCGAGTTACGCAATGTCATCGAGCGGGTGATGATTCTGGAAGACAACGATATTATCACGGCGAAATACCTGCCGCGCGGCTTTGACCGGGGTGAGAGCGCACCGTTAGCGGCGCGTGATTTGAGCCGTGAAATCAAAGCGCCAACGACAATGGAACCGGCAGTCGCCAGTGTTTCGACGGGCGGCACTCAGCCTTCATCTGCAACCGCTTTCAGCGAACTCAGCAAAGCGCCCGAATCGGTTGACCACGCCGAAACTGCAAACGTCGCCTTCAGTGTGACTTTACCGACCGAAGGCATCATTCTCGAAGATTTGGAAATGGCGCTGGTTAAACAGGCGCTCGAGCGCAGCAATGGCAATCAAACCCGCGCCGCTGAACTGCTGGGAATTTCCCGCGACCAGTTGCGCTATCGTTTGAAAAAACTCGAAGAGGCAGGTCTCGAAAAGTAGTCTGAATCGCTTTACTCCTGCACAAAAAATATTTCCTGAAGGGCAGCCAAGCAGCTTGCCCAATCTTTACTGAAGTAAACCGAAGTCTTAACCTGTGGATTGGCGATTCAAGGCAGTTGCTCGCGCCATTTCTTACGCGAGCCATTTATTCCCCTCTCTCCTGCACAATCTGAACTTATGCAATCGGATAACCTAACTTAACTAGCGGTCGGTTGATGATTTTTTAGCTTTTCAAATTTCCCCTCGTCGAGTTACGACCAGACAGTTCCGGGCAAAGTGAGAGTTTTTTCACAAGGTGATGGGCGGAGGCTACTCCCCAAACTGCGGAAATCTACCCGCTCAAATGGTCATAATTTCGCAAAACTGAATTCAGATTTGCAAATTTTAAAGCGGCACAGTCATTGCACTAGCTTGAGTCCATAGAACTTGGGAGAAATTTTGGGAGAGTGAGAAGGTATGATGCATCTATCAAAAATTCCGAATAAGCGCATAGGCTTTAGCCGCATCGTTTGCCCGGTGGATATGGCGCCGGATTCTGATGAAGCCCTGCGATATGCGATTGCGCTGGCGCGGGACTATTCGGCAAAACTCTTTATTCTGCACGCCGTCGATGACCGCAAAATTGTGGATTTATCGGAACGGGCGCAAATTAAAAGTGTTTTGGAAAACTGTGTCGGCAAACATATGCAGTTTGAATCCTCGGAAGAGTTTGATTGCAGCATCCTGCTGGTTGAAGGCGAGCCGGTCGAAGCGATTGTTTCGCGAGCCGCGGAACTATCAGCCGATTTGATTGTCATGCGTTCACAACGCCGCCCCAAAGCTTCCGCGCTGCTGGGGTCAACGGCTGAAGCGGTGTCGCGCATTGCCCCCTGTCCGGTGATGGTTTCACATCCCAATGAACAGGACTGGGTAGGCAAAACGACAAAGGGTGAACTCAACCGTGTGCTGGTGGCTTATGATTTTTCCACCGATGCGGAACTGGCGCTCGCTTACGGGCTATCGCTTGCCGAAGAGTATCAAGGGGAATTGCATCTGCTGCATGTGTTGCCGGAGCGGCGCAATTCAGAGACGCCGGAACTTTCGCGTCTGCCTTTCACGATGGATGTGACCTTTCAAGCGGCAGCAGCGCGTTTGAATGGCATGGTGCCGATGGAAGCCCTCGCCTGGTGTGACTTGAAACAAGCCATACGCGAAGGTCAACCTTATCGCGAAATTCTCAATTATGCCGAAGAAGAGGGCATTGATTTGATTTGCATGGGCGCAAGCGGTACAGGATATGGAATGCGTACGCTTTTTGGCTCAAATGCTGATCGGGTGCTGAGACAAGCGCCCTGCCCGGTGTTGATTGCGCGACCTTTGCGACCCAACATCCAAGCCGCGAAACCGTAAATTTTGGAGCAAAATTTGCATCTATGCGTGTAAAAAAGTAGAGGTTAAAGAAGGAGGTAACGATATGAAAATCCTATTAGCCGTAGATGGTTCCGCTTTTAGCGATGCGGCGGTCGAGTCTGTCGCCAGACGTCCGTGGGCTGCCGGTAGCGAAGTGAAAGTCATTTCCGTGATGGAACCGTTCCAACCCTATATGACAGAGGTCTGGTCATTGCCCGCAGATTTCTGGGAAGAGATGGATAAATCGGCGCGGCAACAGGCGACGGATGCGATTGATAAAGCGACACAGGCTTTTAAGAAAGCTGAAAGCAATTTGGCAATTACCACCGAAATTATCAAGGGCAATCCCAAGAGCGCGATTGTGGATGAAGCGGAAAAATGGGGTGCGGATTTGATTGTTCTCGGCTCGCATGGTTATACCGGACTCAAACGCATGTTCTTAGGTTCGGTTTCTCAGGCAGTGGCTTCGCATGCGAAATGCTCTGTTGAAATTGTTCGCACCGGTGAAGCCGTAGCCGCTTAAACGAAGGGTTGTATGTTAAGACGCCTTAGTGATGAAGAGACGCGAGAAGTTTTAAGTCATGGACATCTCGGTCATCTGGGGTGTGTGAGCGAAAACGCGCCCTATGTAGTGC contains the following coding sequences:
- a CDS encoding universal stress protein codes for the protein MKILLAVDGSAFSDAAVESVARRPWAAGSEVKVISVMEPFQPYMTEVWSLPADFWEEMDKSARQQATDAIDKATQAFKKAESNLAITTEIIKGNPKSAIVDEAEKWGADLIVLGSHGYTGLKRMFLGSVSQAVASHAKCSVEIVRTGEAVAA
- a CDS encoding universal stress protein; protein product: MMHLSKIPNKRIGFSRIVCPVDMAPDSDEALRYAIALARDYSAKLFILHAVDDRKIVDLSERAQIKSVLENCVGKHMQFESSEEFDCSILLVEGEPVEAIVSRAAELSADLIVMRSQRRPKASALLGSTAEAVSRIAPCPVMVSHPNEQDWVGKTTKGELNRVLVAYDFSTDAELALAYGLSLAEEYQGELHLLHVLPERRNSETPELSRLPFTMDVTFQAAAARLNGMVPMEALAWCDLKQAIREGQPYREILNYAEEEGIDLICMGASGTGYGMRTLFGSNADRVLRQAPCPVLIARPLRPNIQAAKP
- a CDS encoding sigma-54 dependent transcriptional regulator, whose protein sequence is MVKEKVLIVDDEEMVRWTLKEALRSWGYETIEAGTVAQGLKEFDAEQPTIILLDINLPDGSGIDALQEIKRRQPDAVVIMITSEVIIENTIAALRGGAYDFISKPVSLEELQVTIRNGTEAQLLRKEVRSIRRERARQFNFDQIIGESPALREVIMLGKKVAESEVSSVLLQGESGTGKDLVAKAIHYASRRANQPFVAINCAAIPASLMESELFGYEKGAFTDAKARKEGMFEQAQGGTLFLDEIGEMELSLQAKLLRVLEEGAFRRVGGLKDIPLDVRVIVATNRDLKAESEAGKFRLDLYYRFSVILIEIPPLREREDDVLILANHYIEQFNKQFGKRIRGLSNEVVDLFLQYSWPGNVRELRNVIERVMILEDNDIITAKYLPRGFDRGESAPLAARDLSREIKAPTTMEPAVASVSTGGTQPSSATAFSELSKAPESVDHAETANVAFSVTLPTEGIILEDLEMALVKQALERSNGNQTRAAELLGISRDQLRYRLKKLEEAGLEK